One genomic region from Methanoculleus sp. SDB encodes:
- a CDS encoding Clp protease ClpP produces MVLEGIAIGWVLIVAGFCMLLIEAYNPGFFIAVPGTVLIILGTFSLLIPDIFSSVWIVVIGVTVATCTAGITVWFYGRLTPDESPVTVSRDSLLGKEGTVIKDVGADSIAGKVVIGGIEWSARTQEGVISSGARVKVVQSEGVHVVVEEVR; encoded by the coding sequence ATGGTGCTTGAGGGCATCGCCATAGGATGGGTGCTCATCGTCGCCGGGTTCTGCATGCTGCTCATTGAAGCGTACAATCCCGGTTTTTTTATTGCTGTTCCCGGGACCGTGCTCATTATCCTCGGAACATTCTCGCTCCTGATTCCTGATATATTTTCATCCGTCTGGATTGTCGTCATCGGGGTGACGGTAGCGACGTGCACAGCCGGCATTACCGTCTGGTTTTACGGGAGGCTGACACCCGACGAGTCGCCGGTCACTGTCAGCAGGGATTCTCTTCTGGGAAAGGAGGGGACGGTGATTAAGGATGTCGGCGCCGATTCAATCGCAGGAAAAGTTGTTATCGGGGGCATCGAGTGGAGTGCCCGGACACAGGAAGGTGTCATTTCATCCGGAGCACGCGTAAAAGTCGTGCAGTCGGAGGGGGTGCATGTGGTTGTGGAGGAGGTTCGGTAA
- a CDS encoding membrane protease subunit, stomatin/prohibitin, with protein sequence MALIDTFITAFLVLVIVILFARGVVIVQPYQQGLQIRLGKYVGRMNPGFRWVIPLITEVIKMDLRTTVMDVPSQEVITKDNSPTNVDAIVYVRVIDPEKAFFEVSDYRMATVALAQTSLRGIIGDMELDEILYNRELINNKLRDILDRETDQWGVKVERVEIKEVDPIGAVKQAMTEQTAAERERRAAILRADGEKRAAILKAEGMRRSMILEAEGDRQSKILRAEGERQSRILRAQGEAQGLRIISLGARPLDKRAITVLSLDALKQMADGQATKIIFPFELSSLIKQGAKFLGATEDLQDEEGFGSDVEIDESLLGDIPVRSEVERVSREVKTIEMGISDEVNKTAAEILHEKGDDSPES encoded by the coding sequence ATGGCGTTGATCGATACGTTCATCACGGCGTTTCTCGTGCTGGTAATCGTTATTCTTTTTGCGCGTGGAGTCGTCATCGTCCAGCCGTACCAGCAGGGATTGCAGATACGTCTGGGGAAGTATGTCGGAAGAATGAACCCGGGATTCCGGTGGGTCATCCCGCTGATCACGGAGGTGATCAAGATGGACCTGCGTACAACGGTGATGGACGTCCCTTCGCAGGAGGTCATCACGAAGGACAACTCCCCCACCAACGTGGATGCGATCGTCTATGTCCGGGTCATTGATCCTGAAAAGGCGTTTTTTGAAGTATCCGACTACCGCATGGCTACCGTCGCTCTCGCCCAGACAAGCCTCCGGGGGATTATCGGTGACATGGAGCTTGACGAGATACTCTATAACCGTGAACTGATCAACAACAAACTCCGGGACATTCTTGATCGCGAGACAGACCAGTGGGGAGTGAAGGTGGAAAGGGTCGAGATCAAGGAAGTCGATCCGATCGGCGCTGTGAAGCAGGCAATGACAGAACAGACAGCCGCAGAACGTGAACGTCGTGCTGCGATTCTTCGTGCCGACGGAGAAAAGCGTGCCGCGATTCTTAAAGCCGAGGGGATGCGCCGGAGTATGATTCTTGAAGCGGAGGGTGACCGGCAGAGTAAAATTCTCCGGGCGGAAGGCGAACGACAGTCACGCATCCTCCGGGCACAGGGTGAGGCGCAGGGTCTCCGGATTATTTCTCTTGGTGCCCGGCCGCTGGATAAGCGGGCAATTACCGTGCTCTCGCTTGATGCGCTCAAACAGATGGCGGACGGCCAGGCTACGAAGATCATCTTCCCCTTCGAGCTGTCGAGCCTGATAAAACAGGGTGCGAAATTCCTCGGTGCAACGGAAGACCTTCAGGACGAAGAGGGATTCGGTTCGGATGTCGAGATCGACGAGAGCCTGCTGGGCGATATCCCGGTCAGGAGCGAGGTTGAAAGGGTGAGCCGGGAAGTGAAGACCATTGAGATGGGTATTTCCGATGAGGTGAATAAAACAGCTGCGGAGATCCTTCATGAAAAGGGAGACGATTCCCCGGAGTCGTAA
- a CDS encoding peptidase M50 encodes MNWLLVLLLIVAVYLLLFEFIRRSGIWKDRVAFYGPILALKSARVGFFDYFRRYTDILRIYSTIGVICVVLISVLISLLLILSVRFTLIIQPEPTGIYEPQNILLLPGINEFVPSTFAVWFAFLLTIAIHEFGHGILCRVEGITVRSIGALVAVIPIGFFVEPDEEELEQLRGWPRVRMFGAGITNNLLLGFVCFGFMLLLAGMLVPTAAPVIHGVYQDYPADIAGIPQNSIILEINGSQVSTRKEVGGFLDMTAPGDTVHLLVRHESTVEPFNVTLSGWPEELDEKKTGFMGIYYFDADFAKQAFDSLASPLGILRMISIPFDTSLEGKYFRTLAFDSVETEYYTTPFPLFWDLAHILFWSAWININVGIFNAIPMIPLDGGYIMQEGITRIFERRRLGHLAKYFVALISWLMLIMMIALVALPYLLHL; translated from the coding sequence ATGAACTGGCTCCTTGTTCTGCTTCTCATTGTTGCCGTTTACCTCCTTCTTTTTGAATTTATCAGGCGAAGCGGGATCTGGAAAGATCGGGTGGCGTTCTACGGGCCGATCCTTGCCCTTAAAAGTGCCAGGGTCGGATTTTTCGATTATTTTCGCCGTTATACAGATATCCTTCGCATCTACAGCACCATCGGGGTCATCTGCGTCGTGCTCATCTCGGTCCTCATATCCCTGCTGCTCATCCTGTCGGTCAGGTTCACGCTCATCATCCAGCCCGAGCCGACCGGAATATACGAACCCCAGAACATTCTCCTCCTGCCCGGAATCAACGAATTCGTTCCCTCGACGTTTGCAGTATGGTTTGCATTTCTGCTCACGATCGCCATTCACGAATTCGGCCACGGGATTCTCTGCAGGGTGGAGGGTATCACCGTCAGAAGCATCGGTGCGCTGGTCGCAGTCATCCCTATCGGATTTTTCGTCGAACCGGACGAGGAGGAGCTTGAACAGCTGCGCGGATGGCCGCGTGTCAGGATGTTCGGGGCGGGGATAACCAACAACCTTCTCCTCGGGTTTGTCTGCTTCGGCTTCATGCTTCTCCTTGCAGGAATGCTTGTGCCGACAGCCGCACCTGTCATTCATGGAGTATATCAGGATTATCCGGCGGATATTGCCGGAATCCCACAAAATTCCATTATCCTTGAAATAAATGGCAGCCAGGTTTCCACACGGAAGGAAGTGGGCGGGTTTCTGGACATGACCGCCCCCGGAGATACCGTGCATCTCCTCGTGCGCCATGAATCGACCGTCGAGCCATTCAATGTTACTCTCTCGGGATGGCCGGAGGAGCTCGACGAAAAGAAAACCGGTTTTATGGGCATCTACTATTTTGATGCGGATTTCGCAAAACAGGCGTTCGACAGCCTTGCATCGCCTCTCGGAATCCTGCGGATGATATCCATCCCGTTCGACACCTCTCTTGAAGGTAAATACTTCCGCACACTTGCCTTCGACAGTGTCGAAACGGAATACTATACGACGCCGTTTCCCCTCTTCTGGGATCTTGCCCATATCCTGTTCTGGTCTGCCTGGATCAACATCAACGTCGGTATTTTCAACGCCATCCCGATGATCCCGCTGGACGGCGGGTACATCATGCAGGAAGGAATTACCCGAATCTTCGAAAGGCGGCGGCTCGGACATCTCGCAAAATACTTCGTTGCCCTGATCAGCTGGCTCATGCTCATCATGATGATTGCGCTTGTCGCCCTCCCATACCTGCTCCACCTGTAA
- a CDS encoding ribonuclease HII yields MICGVDEAGKGAVLGPMVIAAVGCRNQSDLGKLGIRDSKKLTPARREVLFEEITASFPVAVTSLSAPDIDTLRKRAGLNEILARAHAGVIGRLAPSCAIVDACDVNARRYGDSVVSFLPSPCRIIAQHHADDRHAVVGAASIVAKVTRDREMELLRDEFGPIGSGYPSDPATITYLTEYIAGHTEPPRCARTSWKTVATIMGTLTQSTLADYSGE; encoded by the coding sequence GTGATATGCGGAGTCGATGAAGCCGGAAAAGGAGCTGTTCTCGGCCCGATGGTAATAGCGGCGGTGGGATGCCGAAATCAGTCGGATTTGGGCAAACTGGGCATCCGCGATTCCAAAAAACTCACACCTGCCCGGCGCGAAGTGCTGTTTGAAGAGATAACGGCCTCGTTTCCTGTCGCAGTCACCAGTCTCTCCGCACCAGATATCGACACGCTCAGGAAGCGGGCAGGCCTGAACGAGATCCTTGCACGCGCCCATGCGGGCGTTATCGGCAGACTTGCACCATCATGCGCCATCGTCGATGCGTGCGATGTAAACGCCCGCAGGTACGGCGACTCGGTCGTGTCTTTTCTCCCGTCACCCTGCCGCATCATCGCACAACATCACGCGGATGACCGGCACGCGGTGGTGGGTGCGGCGAGTATTGTCGCGAAAGTAACGCGGGATCGTGAAATGGAACTCCTGCGCGATGAATTCGGTCCGATCGGAAGCGGGTATCCTTCGGATCCTGCCACCATCACGTACCTCACGGAGTATATTGCCGGACATACGGAGCCGCCCCGGTGCGCACGCACAAGCTGGAAGACCGTCGCGACTATCATGGGAACACTCACCCAGTCGACGCTTGCGGATTATTCCGGCGAATAA
- a CDS encoding potassium transporter TrkA, translating into MYIIIVGLGGIGRNLAAIAAAHGDSVVVIDQDENRCSELLEHYDVLAITGNATDKSVLEDAGIDRAHALVATTSDDAVNLMTCWLSKRFKVQNVVSIVNGKEHSDLFKEVGVKISENPDELVANRLYYWSENPNMQQLASIPGGTIFEIVAEEGAPIVDHEIRELDVKDYVFIAIRRAGGDLIIPSGTVRIRPHDIITVFTKKDAEAECLRVLTRQLKKSPD; encoded by the coding sequence ATGTATATCATCATCGTGGGTCTGGGTGGCATCGGACGGAATCTGGCTGCAATAGCCGCAGCCCACGGCGACAGCGTGGTTGTCATCGATCAGGACGAAAACCGCTGCAGTGAACTTCTCGAGCACTACGACGTACTCGCCATCACCGGCAATGCAACAGACAAGTCCGTGCTCGAAGATGCGGGTATCGACCGGGCCCATGCACTCGTTGCCACCACGAGTGATGATGCGGTCAACCTGATGACCTGCTGGCTTTCAAAACGGTTTAAAGTCCAGAACGTCGTTTCCATCGTCAACGGAAAGGAGCATTCCGATCTCTTTAAGGAAGTCGGTGTGAAGATCAGTGAAAACCCTGACGAACTGGTCGCAAACCGCCTGTACTACTGGTCGGAAAATCCGAATATGCAGCAACTCGCCTCGATTCCGGGCGGCACTATCTTTGAAATCGTTGCAGAAGAGGGTGCGCCGATTGTGGATCACGAAATCCGCGAACTGGACGTGAAAGATTATGTTTTTATCGCCATCCGCCGTGCAGGCGGCGATCTGATTATTCCGAGCGGCACGGTACGGATCCGGCCGCATGACATCATCACCGTATTTACGAAAAAAGATGCTGAAGCCGAGTGCCTGCGGGTTCTCACCCGGCAGCTGAAGAAATCACCCGACTAA
- a CDS encoding digeranylgeranylglycerophospholipid reductase → MKNQYDVLVIGGGPAGAIAARTAAEAGLSVCMIEKRPAIGTPVRCAEGIGEELLREFMEPDPKWISSKIDGARIVAPDGKTLDLKPEMAGNEVGYILDRKIFDRELVWQASEAGADVFVKARAVDAIIDNATIAGARIEYKGVTRDVRARVVIAADGVESKFGRWCGIDTTVPLRELETCAQYVLSGIDIDPHKTVFYLGCTIAPEGYVWIFPKGERTANVGIGISGRKSGDGHRARDYLDRFVAEHFPEGKVTELIVGGVPVCRPLASTVADGLMFVGDAARVSDPITGGGIYNAMVTGKLAAEVAAECIARNDTSSTALAKYDTLWRESRMGKAIKRNHGVKEFFITLDDNKLNDLLSSIRNIDLEEFSTLTLIRELIRKNPRLVLELRELQKLVG, encoded by the coding sequence ATGAAAAATCAGTATGACGTGCTGGTAATCGGTGGCGGACCGGCCGGCGCCATTGCTGCCAGAACAGCTGCCGAGGCAGGACTTTCCGTATGCATGATAGAGAAAAGGCCCGCTATCGGAACACCGGTCAGGTGCGCCGAGGGTATTGGCGAGGAGCTCCTCAGGGAATTCATGGAGCCCGACCCGAAATGGATCTCATCGAAGATCGACGGAGCACGAATTGTCGCACCGGACGGCAAAACGCTGGACCTCAAACCCGAAATGGCGGGCAACGAAGTAGGGTACATTCTTGACCGCAAGATCTTCGACCGTGAACTGGTCTGGCAGGCCTCGGAGGCAGGAGCGGACGTCTTTGTCAAAGCCCGCGCTGTCGACGCAATAATTGATAACGCAACTATTGCAGGAGCGAGGATAGAATACAAAGGGGTTACGCGGGACGTCCGTGCCCGCGTTGTAATCGCAGCAGATGGTGTCGAATCGAAATTCGGTCGCTGGTGCGGCATCGATACCACCGTGCCCCTGCGGGAGCTTGAAACCTGTGCGCAGTATGTCCTTTCCGGTATCGATATCGATCCGCATAAAACGGTCTTTTACCTCGGATGCACCATTGCACCGGAAGGGTATGTCTGGATCTTCCCGAAAGGCGAACGAACGGCAAACGTGGGTATCGGAATATCAGGCAGGAAAAGCGGAGACGGCCACCGTGCACGCGATTACCTTGACCGGTTTGTAGCCGAACATTTCCCGGAGGGCAAGGTAACGGAACTGATCGTCGGCGGAGTCCCCGTCTGCCGCCCTCTCGCCAGTACGGTCGCCGACGGCCTGATGTTCGTCGGAGACGCCGCCCGGGTGAGTGATCCGATTACGGGCGGTGGGATTTACAACGCCATGGTGACGGGAAAACTTGCCGCCGAAGTAGCCGCCGAATGCATCGCCCGGAATGACACGAGCAGCACCGCCCTCGCGAAATATGACACCCTGTGGCGCGAATCCCGCATGGGAAAGGCAATTAAACGGAATCATGGCGTCAAGGAATTTTTCATCACTCTTGACGATAATAAACTCAACGATCTTCTCTCTTCGATACGCAACATCGACCTTGAGGAGTTTTCCACACTCACTCTCATCAGAGAACTCATCAGGAAAAATCCGAGGCTCGTTCTCGAGCTCCGCGAGCTGCAAAAATTAGTCGGGTGA
- a CDS encoding cobalt-precorrin-6Y C(15)-methyltransferase, protein MVVKGGPTQDEIMAISLFKLGLREGDIVADIGCGTGRVSRELAKTAGRVIAIDRRPEAAACTREYAAEAEVGNLDVYLGEAVDILPLQGPLDCAFVGGSGNLETVLDILAAQVRRTIVVNAVLLDTVFRAACAMQTLGIFYEVVHVQVSRSYSLAGGIALKPINPVYIIVGRVNDAC, encoded by the coding sequence ATGGTAGTAAAGGGCGGCCCCACACAGGACGAAATCATGGCGATTTCGCTCTTTAAACTCGGCCTGAGAGAAGGAGACATTGTCGCGGATATCGGCTGCGGAACGGGAAGGGTGTCACGTGAACTCGCAAAAACCGCAGGCAGGGTTATCGCGATCGACCGACGCCCGGAAGCAGCTGCCTGCACCCGTGAATATGCCGCGGAAGCGGAGGTGGGAAATCTGGATGTCTATCTCGGGGAAGCGGTTGACATCCTTCCCTTGCAGGGGCCGCTGGACTGTGCCTTTGTTGGTGGTTCAGGCAACCTGGAGACTGTTCTCGATATCCTGGCAGCGCAGGTTCGTCGAACAATCGTCGTCAATGCGGTCCTTCTGGATACGGTTTTCCGAGCCGCATGTGCGATGCAGACTCTCGGGATATTTTACGAGGTTGTGCATGTGCAGGTCTCCCGGTCATATTCACTTGCCGGCGGCATTGCGCTCAAGCCAATCAATCCGGTTTATATCATTGTCGGACGGGTGAATGACGCATGCTGA
- a CDS encoding cobalt-precorrin-2 C(20)-methyltransferase: MLIGIGIGPGDPELLTMRAVRLIREADIVFVPGEVAKTIIAPYRTDAKILSFPMTEDEDEIRRCMIANAGMIAPVAQKGLAVFCILGDPNFFGTFPRLCEMISERYPDISFSSVPGISAITAFASVAGEAVSGGFSVSDGSPDRARVLLKVRKPKAAADALRKEGFSRFVLVERMYMTGEHVYRDDDLPAESSYFSILYARR, from the coding sequence ATGCTGATCGGTATCGGTATCGGTCCCGGTGACCCAGAGCTGCTGACTATGCGGGCAGTACGCCTTATCCGGGAAGCCGACATCGTCTTTGTGCCCGGAGAGGTTGCGAAAACGATCATCGCCCCGTACCGGACCGATGCCAAGATCCTCTCCTTTCCCATGACGGAAGACGAAGACGAAATCCGCAGGTGCATGATCGCGAACGCCGGTATGATCGCGCCGGTCGCGCAAAAAGGCCTTGCAGTTTTCTGTATTCTCGGGGATCCGAATTTTTTCGGTACATTTCCGCGCCTGTGCGAGATGATCTCGGAGCGCTACCCCGATATCTCGTTTTCTTCCGTTCCCGGGATCAGCGCGATCACCGCGTTTGCATCGGTGGCAGGCGAGGCCGTCTCCGGTGGTTTTTCGGTGAGTGACGGGTCACCGGACAGGGCGAGGGTGCTCCTGAAGGTGCGGAAACCAAAAGCAGCAGCGGATGCGTTGCGAAAAGAGGGTTTTTCCCGGTTTGTGCTGGTAGAACGGATGTATATGACAGGAGAACACGTGTACCGGGACGATGATCTCCCGGCCGAGAGCAGCTATTTCAGTATTCTCTATGCGAGGCGGTAA
- a CDS encoding cobalt-precorrin-4 C(11)-methyltransferase: MGHVYFVGAGPGDPDLITVRGMDLLTSADLLVYAGSLVNPELVARSNASKKADSWGMALPDIVDLMVSAATAGKRVVRLHSGDPSLYGAIIEQIAALEARGVGVTVVPGVSSMFGAAAALQTQLTLRGVSDSVIITRPAGNTLEHDQIRELSRHGTTMVVFLGTEHIESILSRIEQPPDTPAAIVYHATWPDQKVIRGTIADVAAKARAAGIEKTALIIIGGVVDRTASSFTRSDLYG, encoded by the coding sequence ATGGGACACGTATATTTTGTAGGAGCAGGGCCGGGAGATCCCGACCTGATAACGGTCAGGGGCATGGATCTTCTTACATCCGCCGATCTGCTGGTGTATGCCGGATCGCTTGTCAATCCTGAGCTTGTCGCACGCTCGAATGCCAGTAAGAAAGCAGACAGCTGGGGAATGGCGCTTCCTGATATCGTGGACCTGATGGTGTCTGCGGCCACAGCCGGAAAGCGGGTAGTACGCCTCCATTCCGGCGATCCGTCCCTGTACGGTGCAATTATCGAACAGATTGCGGCACTTGAGGCGCGGGGGGTGGGGGTCACCGTCGTTCCCGGCGTTTCGAGTATGTTCGGAGCTGCGGCCGCTCTCCAGACACAACTGACACTGCGGGGTGTTTCAGATTCGGTCATCATCACGCGGCCTGCCGGGAACACGCTTGAACACGACCAGATCAGGGAGCTCTCGCGTCACGGGACGACGATGGTGGTATTCCTCGGAACAGAGCACATCGAATCGATTCTCTCCAGGATTGAACAACCGCCCGACACCCCTGCCGCGATTGTGTATCATGCCACCTGGCCGGACCAGAAGGTGATCCGCGGCACTATCGCGGACGTGGCGGCGAAAGCCCGGGCTGCCGGAATCGAGAAAACCGCGCTGATAATCATCGGTGGGGTTGTGGACCGAACGGCGTCGTCGTTCACCCGATCGGATCTCTACGGATGA
- a CDS encoding cobalamin biosynthesis protein CbiG, with product MTRTCVISLPRFAETASIIASATGAEYLPYEVAVFERAFSGYSRIIALMSSGIAVRGIAPLLRDKWTDPPVVLVSPDMRYAVPLVGGHHGANDLARELATLGIEPVITTATETAGRPSVEGIARSNGCDVVNRAATRPVNAALLDGDVPFHRIRGPAMVIAEPEVAVLVREGTYVVGIGCRRGAAAHEVEEAVREVLALARIGTEDVLVYATTEKKKGEVGLVDAVRQLGGVLVYVDDDTINSQRGTGPSRAPLIGLKGVAEPAALAVSRHGDIVLGKTVRRGVTVAITR from the coding sequence ATGACACGTACTTGTGTGATTTCATTGCCGCGGTTTGCCGAAACGGCGTCAATCATCGCCTCGGCAACGGGGGCCGAATATCTGCCCTATGAAGTCGCCGTGTTTGAACGGGCTTTTTCGGGGTACTCGCGGATCATTGCACTGATGTCGTCGGGAATAGCTGTGCGGGGCATTGCGCCACTGCTCCGGGATAAATGGACGGATCCGCCGGTAGTTCTCGTAAGCCCCGATATGCGGTATGCCGTTCCGCTCGTCGGCGGGCATCACGGCGCAAACGATCTTGCCCGGGAGCTCGCCACCCTCGGAATTGAGCCGGTGATCACGACCGCAACCGAGACGGCGGGCCGCCCCTCGGTTGAAGGAATTGCCCGGTCCAACGGGTGCGATGTTGTGAACCGCGCCGCGACCCGGCCGGTCAATGCCGCACTACTTGACGGTGATGTCCCGTTCCACCGGATACGCGGGCCTGCAATGGTGATTGCCGAACCGGAGGTCGCGGTGCTTGTCCGTGAGGGGACATACGTCGTCGGCATCGGATGCCGCCGGGGCGCTGCCGCACACGAGGTCGAAGAGGCGGTACGGGAGGTCCTCGCCCTCGCCCGTATCGGGACGGAGGATGTGCTGGTGTACGCCACGACCGAAAAGAAGAAGGGTGAAGTGGGGCTTGTTGATGCCGTCCGGCAGCTCGGGGGAGTACTGGTATACGTGGATGACGACACCATCAACAGTCAGCGCGGAACAGGTCCGTCGCGTGCACCGCTGATAGGGTTGAAGGGCGTCGCCGAACCGGCGGCCCTTGCCGTTTCGCGTCATGGAGATATTGTGCTCGGAAAAACAGTCAGGAGAGGAGTGACAGTTGCAATCACACGGTAA
- the cbiH gene encoding cobalt-precorrin-3B C(17)-methyltransferase (catalyzes the formation of cobalt-precorrin-4 from cobalt-precorrin-3B), producing MQSHGNSQGKLYIVGTGPGSPDMLTGRAVEAIRTAEYIIGNTFYLTLIGPFIAGKQVIPSPMGGEVERAKQCIDLARRHTVAMVSGGDPGVYGMASIVLEVLDRSGETIDVEVVPGVTAATACAARIGSPLSGDHITISLSNLLTPLEVIEKRLDLAFRMGVPVVLYNPRSRGRPDNLKKALGIALRHCDPETPVGIIRNAYRPGEITVYSTIESLINDDSAVDMHTLVIVGGEESRFMKEGDNVRGIITPRGYDRKYVY from the coding sequence TTGCAATCACACGGTAATTCACAGGGAAAACTGTATATCGTCGGCACGGGGCCCGGAAGTCCCGACATGCTGACCGGACGTGCCGTCGAAGCGATCCGCACCGCCGAGTACATCATCGGCAACACGTTTTATCTCACACTCATCGGGCCTTTTATCGCCGGAAAACAGGTCATACCAAGTCCGATGGGAGGAGAGGTTGAGCGGGCGAAGCAGTGCATCGACCTTGCCCGCCGCCATACGGTCGCCATGGTGAGCGGCGGAGATCCCGGGGTATATGGGATGGCAAGCATCGTCCTTGAGGTGCTTGATCGCTCGGGCGAGACGATCGATGTTGAGGTGGTTCCTGGTGTCACGGCTGCGACGGCATGCGCCGCCCGCATCGGTTCACCGCTTTCGGGCGACCATATCACTATCTCTCTGTCGAATCTTCTCACACCGCTCGAAGTGATTGAAAAAAGACTTGATCTCGCGTTCCGGATGGGCGTTCCCGTTGTGCTATACAACCCCCGGAGCCGGGGCAGACCCGACAACCTGAAAAAAGCACTCGGGATTGCACTCCGGCACTGTGATCCGGAGACACCGGTGGGTATTATCAGGAATGCATATCGGCCGGGCGAAATAACGGTATATTCGACCATAGAATCACTTATAAACGACGATTCTGCGGTGGACATGCATACGCTTGTTATCGTCGGGGGCGAGGAGTCCCGGTTCATGAAGGAGGGTGACAATGTCAGAGGAATCATCACGCCGAGAGGCTATGACAGAAAATATGTATACTGA
- a CDS encoding precorrin-8X methylmutase, which translates to MSEESSRREAMTENMYTDLGADTPEGYTIARSSRTLARQIVGNRRVEDRIRQRCAIAVGDFVMADLMCFVGDPVHAGLAALEAHAPVITDIRMVQTGVLKKGHESEVLCALDYGADIARDRGITRSSAGFYAVQNRIPGSVVVIGNAPSALLTVCDLVDCGIRPALVIGTPVGFVNAAESKTRLRHTESPSISNRGTRGGTPVAVACLNELITMHWERNSRS; encoded by the coding sequence ATGTCAGAGGAATCATCACGCCGAGAGGCTATGACAGAAAATATGTATACTGATCTCGGGGCGGACACTCCCGAGGGATATACCATTGCACGGAGCAGCAGGACGCTTGCCCGGCAGATCGTCGGCAACCGGAGAGTCGAGGATCGCATTCGCCAGCGATGCGCGATAGCCGTCGGAGATTTCGTCATGGCCGATCTCATGTGTTTTGTAGGTGATCCGGTTCATGCCGGGCTTGCCGCTCTCGAAGCCCATGCGCCGGTCATTACCGATATCCGGATGGTGCAGACGGGAGTGCTGAAAAAAGGGCACGAAAGCGAGGTGCTCTGCGCTCTTGATTACGGCGCGGATATTGCTCGTGATCGGGGAATTACCCGCAGTTCTGCAGGTTTTTATGCAGTACAGAATCGTATCCCCGGTTCTGTTGTGGTGATTGGTAATGCCCCTTCCGCCCTGCTGACCGTCTGCGATCTCGTGGATTGTGGAATACGGCCCGCCCTTGTCATCGGGACGCCGGTCGGATTTGTCAATGCCGCCGAGTCAAAGACCCGACTCAGACATACGGAATCCCCCTCCATCTCAAACCGCGGCACACGCGGAGGTACTCCGGTGGCTGTGGCATGCCTGAACGAACTGATCACCATGCACTGGGAGCGGAATTCCCGGTCGTAG